Proteins found in one Paenibacillus dendritiformis genomic segment:
- a CDS encoding sulfite exporter TauE/SafE family protein, translated as MSGESLWLVAVTGLLSAPHCIGMCGGIVMNFAWNAKGSALAAVLAYNAGRVLTYTAMGAAMGAAGSFLELTGSWAGLQGLASMLGGLLILLWAFRRVALPLERLSPARIPLVRRWMERLRGSGDLRAVLASGLLFGFIPCGLTYAMQINAAASGSALGGGMIMAAFGLATFPSLLAVGLFAAAIKRSIRARLVKAGQLVAAVIGVLCILRGLSANGWIPALHPWLW; from the coding sequence GTGAGCGGAGAGAGCCTCTGGCTGGTTGCCGTCACCGGCTTGCTAAGCGCTCCGCACTGCATTGGAATGTGCGGCGGCATCGTGATGAACTTCGCCTGGAATGCGAAGGGCTCGGCCTTGGCGGCGGTGCTCGCCTATAATGCGGGGCGGGTGTTGACCTATACGGCCATGGGAGCGGCGATGGGAGCCGCCGGCAGCTTCCTCGAATTGACGGGCAGTTGGGCGGGACTGCAAGGCTTGGCCAGCATGCTGGGGGGGCTGCTCATCCTGCTGTGGGCGTTCCGCCGCGTGGCACTGCCCTTGGAGCGGCTAAGCCCGGCCCGGATTCCGCTCGTCCGCCGCTGGATGGAGCGGCTGCGGGGAAGCGGGGATCTCCGGGCCGTGCTGGCGAGCGGGCTGCTGTTCGGCTTCATCCCGTGCGGCTTGACCTACGCGATGCAGATCAACGCGGCGGCCAGCGGCAGCGCCCTCGGAGGCGGAATGATTATGGCCGCATTCGGTCTGGCGACCTTCCCGTCCCTGCTGGCCGTTGGCTTGTTCGCGGCCGCGATCAAGCGCTCCATCCGGGCCCGGCTCGTGAAGGCCGGGCAGCTCGTGGCCGCCGTTATCGGCGTGCTGTGCATTTTGCGCGGGCTGTCCGCGAACGGCTGGATTCCGGCGCTCCATCCGTGGCTGTGGTAG
- a CDS encoding heavy metal translocating P-type ATPase has translation MANRSSGTWNRHTLHITGMNCAACAVRIEKALRRMEGTGGVSVNFAVGRASVQLDPARLQLRQVEDKVVQLGFGIRKDTDAGSYLGTDVKGLWLRFIASALLTLPLLWTMFSHYSLTSSVWVPELFFQPWFQLALATPVQFIIGMPFYFGAFHALRNRGANMDVLVALGTSSAYFYSHYLAMKAIQSPAAAGQHVPLYFETGSMIITVVLLGKLLEGMARQRTMHAMRGLQEMQADYVHVIRMQRETRIPIEEMRVGDQVVIRPGERIPVDGVIMRGHSAVDESMMTGEGMPVDKSAGGQVMSGTMNLNGTLTVEAQRIGSDSTLAQLIRLMEDAQYSKPPIQRLADTIASYFVPVVVVIAGLTFAAWYALLQPGDFGHALGCAVSVLVIACPCAIGLATPISILVGSGRAAQRGILFKEGRFMEQLHQTDVVLLDKTGTLTEGRPELTDILPLGGHSARSLLRWAAAAEQPSEHPISRAITAAAERQRLIVPEAKRFTNIPGCGIRAEVEGKRLFLGAYARLKPQGIQADGADAGVIAGLEREGKTVIGIAVDDRLTGLLAIRDSLRTTSAEAVRQMKQLGLEVMMVTGDQRMTAEAIAREAGIGHIAAEVLPQEKVEWVSRLQRDGRTVTMVGDGINDAPALAAADIGIAMGQGSDIAGEAADIHLLRGDLSGIPEAMHISRRTMANIRQNLSFALVYNVIAIPFAVMGWLEPWMAGTAMALSSVSVVGNALRLQRSGRRRGAAS, from the coding sequence ATGGCGAATCGTTCCTCCGGGACATGGAATCGGCATACGCTGCATATTACGGGCATGAACTGCGCCGCCTGTGCGGTTCGAATCGAAAAGGCATTGCGGCGAATGGAGGGGACCGGCGGAGTGTCCGTCAATTTCGCGGTCGGACGGGCTTCGGTCCAGCTGGATCCGGCCCGGCTGCAGCTGCGGCAGGTCGAGGACAAAGTCGTGCAGCTTGGCTTCGGCATTCGGAAGGATACGGATGCCGGCTCTTATCTTGGCACGGACGTGAAGGGGCTGTGGCTCCGCTTCATCGCTTCGGCCCTGCTCACGCTGCCCCTGCTCTGGACGATGTTCTCCCACTACTCGCTCACCTCATCGGTATGGGTTCCGGAGCTGTTCTTCCAGCCCTGGTTCCAGTTGGCTCTGGCTACGCCGGTTCAGTTCATCATCGGCATGCCGTTCTACTTCGGCGCTTTCCACGCGCTGCGGAACCGGGGAGCGAACATGGATGTGCTGGTGGCGCTCGGCACCTCCTCAGCCTACTTCTACAGCCATTACTTGGCCATGAAGGCGATCCAGTCTCCTGCTGCCGCAGGACAGCATGTTCCGCTCTATTTCGAGACCGGTTCGATGATCATTACGGTCGTGCTGCTTGGCAAGCTGCTCGAAGGGATGGCCCGCCAACGGACGATGCACGCAATGCGCGGCCTTCAAGAGATGCAGGCGGACTATGTCCATGTCATTCGGATGCAGCGGGAGACACGGATTCCGATAGAGGAGATGCGGGTCGGCGATCAGGTCGTCATTCGCCCCGGGGAGCGGATCCCGGTGGACGGCGTCATCATGCGCGGACATTCGGCGGTCGACGAATCGATGATGACCGGGGAGGGAATGCCGGTCGACAAAAGCGCCGGGGGGCAGGTGATGAGCGGGACGATGAACTTGAACGGGACCCTTACCGTGGAAGCGCAGCGGATCGGTTCCGATTCCACACTGGCGCAGTTGATCCGCCTGATGGAGGACGCCCAATATTCGAAGCCGCCGATTCAGCGCCTCGCGGACACGATTGCGAGCTATTTCGTTCCGGTTGTCGTCGTCATTGCCGGCCTAACGTTCGCCGCCTGGTATGCGCTGCTGCAGCCTGGGGACTTCGGCCATGCGCTCGGATGCGCGGTCTCGGTGCTTGTCATTGCCTGTCCGTGCGCCATCGGGCTGGCGACTCCGATCTCGATTCTGGTCGGCTCCGGGCGGGCTGCCCAGCGTGGGATTCTGTTCAAGGAAGGCCGCTTCATGGAACAGCTCCATCAGACGGACGTCGTGCTGCTGGACAAGACGGGGACATTGACCGAGGGGAGGCCGGAGCTGACCGATATCCTTCCGCTGGGCGGACACTCGGCACGGAGTCTGCTTCGCTGGGCGGCGGCTGCCGAGCAGCCCTCGGAGCATCCGATCTCGCGCGCGATCACGGCGGCGGCCGAACGCCAGCGGCTGATCGTGCCCGAGGCGAAGCGGTTCACGAATATTCCCGGCTGCGGCATTCGGGCGGAGGTGGAAGGGAAGCGCCTCTTCCTCGGCGCGTACGCCAGGCTGAAGCCGCAGGGGATTCAGGCCGATGGCGCGGATGCGGGCGTAATCGCGGGGCTGGAGCGGGAAGGGAAGACGGTCATCGGGATAGCGGTCGATGACCGGCTCACCGGCTTGCTCGCCATCCGCGATTCGCTGCGCACGACCTCGGCCGAGGCGGTGCGTCAGATGAAGCAGCTAGGCCTGGAGGTGATGATGGTGACCGGCGATCAGCGCATGACGGCCGAGGCGATCGCGAGAGAGGCCGGGATCGGGCATATCGCCGCCGAAGTGCTGCCGCAGGAGAAGGTCGAATGGGTGAGCCGGCTGCAGCGGGATGGGCGGACGGTGACGATGGTAGGGGACGGCATCAATGACGCGCCCGCGCTGGCGGCCGCCGATATCGGGATCGCGATGGGGCAGGGGAGCGATATTGCCGGCGAAGCCGCAGATATTCATCTATTGCGCGGCGACCTGAGCGGCATCCCGGAGGCAATGCACATTAGCCGCCGGACGATGGCCAATATTCGCCAAAATCTGTCCTTCGCCCTCGTCTACAACGTCATCGCCATTCCCTTCGCGGTCATGGGCTGGCTCGAGCCGTGGATGGCCGGAACGGCAATGGCGCTCAGTTCGGTCTCGGTCGTCGGCAACGCCTTGCGTCTGCAGCGATCGGGCCGGCGCAGGGGGGCGGCCTCGTGA
- a CDS encoding alpha-L-fucosidase — MSEQAGQPQETLNEEQEEQVVQQGVHNFSAEEEWVKPTDPLLLERLEWFKDQKLGFMMHWGPYSQLGIVESWALSDADADWSRDGIDWDVDSEELKRQYFDLNKTFNPIRFQPELWAELAADNGFKYLLFTTKHHDGFCMWDTHTTDYRITGPDTPFHRHPKADICKHLFEAFREKGMAVAAYFSKADWHSPYYWAPGMERGTTTSRGPSYHPQDYPWLWEQFVKFTHDQIMELLTRYGRIDVLWLDAGWVYEGARGQDIRLGEVVERARQHQPWLLSADRTIGGPYENIITPEQTIPSGPMTVPWESCITLGTSFSFRYEDKYKTGRQLAHILLEVVAKGGNLALNVGPQPDGRLPEGAIRSMKELGVWLKVNGEAVYGTRICAPYFTGRTAFTRKGDTAYGFYLYPNENTPVEPEVFLPYTDPVSAVELIGTDGVLEFTRTAEGIAIRLPEAAAAGSAPIAHAFRLLA; from the coding sequence ATGAGTGAACAGGCTGGACAGCCGCAAGAGACGTTGAATGAAGAACAGGAAGAGCAAGTTGTGCAGCAGGGCGTGCATAATTTCAGCGCGGAAGAGGAGTGGGTGAAGCCGACCGATCCGCTGCTGCTGGAGCGTCTGGAGTGGTTCAAGGACCAGAAGCTTGGATTCATGATGCACTGGGGTCCATATTCCCAATTGGGGATCGTGGAATCATGGGCGCTCAGTGACGCCGATGCGGACTGGTCGCGCGACGGCATCGACTGGGATGTGGACAGCGAAGAACTGAAGCGCCAATATTTCGATTTGAACAAAACCTTCAACCCGATTCGGTTCCAGCCTGAACTGTGGGCAGAGCTGGCTGCGGATAACGGATTCAAATATCTTCTCTTCACGACGAAGCATCATGACGGCTTCTGCATGTGGGACACCCATACGACGGACTACCGGATTACGGGACCGGACACGCCGTTCCACCGGCATCCGAAGGCGGATATTTGCAAGCATCTGTTCGAAGCGTTCCGGGAAAAGGGGATGGCCGTCGCGGCTTATTTCTCGAAAGCTGACTGGCACTCCCCGTATTATTGGGCGCCGGGAATGGAGCGCGGGACGACGACATCGCGGGGGCCTTCCTACCATCCGCAGGACTATCCGTGGCTGTGGGAGCAATTCGTGAAGTTCACGCATGATCAAATTATGGAGTTGTTGACCCGCTACGGCCGCATCGATGTGCTGTGGCTGGATGCAGGCTGGGTCTATGAAGGGGCGCGAGGGCAGGATATCCGCCTCGGCGAGGTGGTCGAACGCGCCCGCCAGCACCAGCCGTGGCTGCTGTCCGCCGACCGTACGATCGGGGGGCCATACGAAAATATTATTACGCCGGAGCAGACGATTCCGTCCGGGCCGATGACGGTGCCGTGGGAGAGCTGCATTACGCTCGGCACGTCGTTCTCCTTCCGGTATGAGGACAAATATAAGACGGGACGGCAGCTGGCGCACATCTTGCTGGAGGTCGTGGCCAAAGGCGGCAATCTGGCGCTGAATGTCGGGCCGCAGCCGGACGGACGGCTTCCGGAAGGGGCGATCCGCTCGATGAAGGAGCTTGGCGTCTGGCTGAAGGTGAACGGGGAGGCCGTATACGGCACGCGCATTTGCGCGCCGTATTTCACGGGCCGGACCGCATTCACCCGCAAAGGAGACACCGCGTACGGATTCTATTTGTATCCGAACGAGAATACGCCGGTCGAGCCGGAAGTATTCCTGCCGTATACCGACCCGGTCTCGGCTGTCGAGTTGATCGGCACGGATGGCGTACTGGAATTCACCCGCACGGCGGAAGGCATTGCCATCCGGCTGCCGGAAGCGGCGGCGGCAGGATCGGCGCCGATCGCGCATGCGTTCCGATTGCTTGCCTAA
- a CDS encoding FAD-dependent oxidoreductase codes for MGVQKKKVAVIGGGPAGMEAALTTARYGCEVTLITDSHPGDWKMAGTAAWLQAIASLSPYAGIESLSPRRINEAVQDVISRSRVSAAEQLRAAGVAVQHGRACFQSAQILTVAQEQREPMDIHADLIFIANGARPHFPEAMKPDGRQIYSYTTLTDMERLPASVIVVGDGPIGYEAVNLFSRFGAQVDWLVEANGPRCFFDPDIDAWLTGIYRRRKVNIRSGERVKAIHKQDGRVTAIREDGTEQEAEAAFITLGFRPNVDQLNIEAAGLTMNGYGSVDCNPFGQTAIPSIYIAGDAQRTIAGVYSITMARTAALHAVGRSPEPVDVRTIPFAFNDAPEVATVGMTDADATGIHSRVVHYNTERNGKAFLQGETEGFLKLLWNDEGRIVGGTAVGLQAKDIISTVAMMIRFKLGIGDCQLLIGAHPSASEFLVHTLHAIHDQHAGVQS; via the coding sequence ATGGGTGTGCAAAAGAAGAAGGTCGCCGTCATCGGCGGCGGACCCGCGGGAATGGAAGCGGCATTAACCACTGCCCGCTATGGTTGCGAAGTGACCCTGATCACCGACAGCCATCCGGGAGACTGGAAAATGGCCGGAACCGCCGCCTGGCTTCAGGCCATCGCCAGCCTGTCGCCTTATGCCGGGATCGAGTCCTTGTCTCCCCGTCGCATCAATGAAGCCGTGCAGGACGTGATAAGCCGCAGCAGGGTTTCCGCGGCGGAGCAGCTGCGCGCGGCTGGCGTGGCCGTTCAACACGGGCGGGCCTGCTTCCAGTCCGCGCAAATCTTGACGGTTGCGCAGGAGCAGAGGGAACCCATGGACATCCATGCCGATCTCATCTTCATCGCCAATGGTGCCCGGCCGCACTTTCCGGAAGCGATGAAGCCCGACGGGAGGCAAATCTACTCCTATACGACCCTTACGGATATGGAGCGGCTTCCCGCCTCCGTCATCGTTGTCGGAGATGGTCCGATCGGCTACGAAGCGGTCAATCTGTTCTCCCGCTTCGGCGCTCAAGTCGACTGGCTGGTCGAGGCCAACGGGCCGCGCTGCTTTTTCGATCCGGATATCGACGCGTGGCTCACTGGCATATACCGCCGGCGGAAGGTGAACATCCGCTCCGGGGAGCGCGTCAAGGCGATTCATAAGCAGGACGGCCGGGTGACAGCCATTCGAGAAGACGGAACGGAGCAGGAAGCGGAAGCCGCCTTCATCACCTTGGGATTCCGGCCGAATGTGGATCAGTTGAATATCGAAGCCGCCGGGTTGACGATGAATGGATACGGTTCGGTGGACTGCAACCCGTTCGGGCAGACCGCAATCCCGTCCATCTATATTGCCGGGGATGCGCAGCGGACGATTGCGGGCGTCTATTCGATCACCATGGCGAGAACGGCTGCGCTTCATGCCGTCGGACGTTCGCCGGAACCGGTCGATGTCCGGACGATACCGTTCGCCTTCAATGATGCGCCCGAGGTCGCCACGGTCGGCATGACAGATGCGGACGCCACTGGCATTCATAGCCGGGTAGTGCACTATAATACGGAACGGAACGGCAAGGCGTTCCTGCAGGGAGAGACGGAAGGCTTCCTCAAGCTGCTGTGGAATGATGAGGGCCGCATCGTCGGGGGAACGGCGGTCGGCCTGCAGGCCAAGGACATCATCTCCACCGTCGCCATGATGATCCGGTTCAAGCTGGGCATCGGCGACTGCCAATTGTTGATTGGGGCGCATCCGAGCGCTAGCGAATTCCTCGTCCACACCCTTCATGCCATTCATGATCAGCACGCTGGCGTCCAATCGTGA
- a CDS encoding serine/threonine protein kinase, producing MTEQTQQTQQTQQAQQATTVQVDDVSFHVKQEHDFSWLRKLGRVFCVFDQQDSGNLSFGIERDGIRRFVKYAGARPVRYAGDPRDAIARLEQAMPLYDQLRHPHLIALREHFRAGDGYAAVFDWVEGESLHPHESFPPPAKYTHPESPFYRFRQLPIEQKVAAMEAILAFHAHVEACGYVAIDFYDGSLLYDFQRHAMTICDIDMYARKPYTNTMGRMWGSSRFMSPEEFELGAAIDERTNVFNMGAMAFALLGGEPDRSYERWEAGQARYEAACRAVAPNRACRYASVAEFHAAWQQAEREG from the coding sequence GTGACTGAACAAACACAACAAACACAACAAACACAACAAGCACAACAAGCAACAACGGTACAAGTGGATGACGTTTCTTTTCATGTGAAGCAGGAGCATGATTTTTCCTGGCTGCGGAAGCTGGGCCGCGTATTTTGCGTGTTCGACCAGCAGGATTCGGGCAATCTGTCCTTCGGCATCGAACGGGACGGTATCCGGCGCTTCGTGAAGTATGCCGGTGCGCGCCCTGTCCGCTATGCGGGGGATCCGCGGGATGCGATCGCCCGGCTGGAGCAGGCGATGCCGCTGTATGATCAATTGCGGCATCCGCATCTGATTGCACTCCGGGAGCATTTCCGCGCGGGAGACGGCTATGCCGCCGTATTCGATTGGGTGGAGGGGGAGAGTCTCCATCCGCATGAATCGTTCCCGCCGCCTGCCAAATATACCCACCCGGAATCTCCCTTCTACCGGTTCCGACAACTCCCGATCGAGCAGAAGGTGGCAGCGATGGAGGCGATTCTGGCGTTCCATGCCCACGTAGAGGCTTGCGGATATGTCGCGATCGATTTTTATGACGGCAGCTTGCTCTACGATTTTCAGCGCCATGCGATGACGATCTGCGATATCGATATGTACGCCAGGAAGCCGTACACGAATACGATGGGCAGAATGTGGGGCTCCTCGCGCTTTATGTCGCCGGAGGAGTTCGAGCTCGGAGCCGCTATTGATGAGCGGACGAATGTATTCAATATGGGAGCGATGGCATTCGCGCTGCTGGGCGGGGAGCCTGACCGTTCCTATGAGCGGTGGGAAGCAGGGCAAGCCCGTTATGAAGCGGCCTGCCGCGCCGTAGCTCCGAATCGGGCCTGCCGCTATGCTTCCGTTGCCGAATTCCATGCGGCATGGCAGCAGGCTGAGCGAGAGGGATAG
- a CDS encoding GNAT family N-acetyltransferase — protein MFIRKAEAKDAQAFIDFCARLDQETKFMLYEPGERSLTPEDQARRFASLHESKDSIMLLAVTDQGDVAGFAAGIGSSLKRARHAVSVVIGILQHYTGQGLGCRLLEQVENWAAANGKHRLQLTVMTHNERAIHLYTKRGFRIEGTLSHSLRVDDQFVDEYMMAKLIHTGEDSSD, from the coding sequence ATGTTCATCCGAAAAGCGGAAGCGAAGGATGCCCAGGCCTTTATTGATTTTTGCGCCCGACTGGATCAGGAGACGAAGTTCATGCTCTATGAACCCGGGGAGCGCAGCCTTACCCCGGAAGATCAAGCCCGGCGGTTCGCGAGCTTGCACGAATCGAAAGATTCGATTATGCTGTTGGCCGTCACCGATCAGGGAGACGTCGCCGGGTTTGCGGCCGGCATCGGCTCCAGCCTGAAGCGGGCCCGACATGCGGTGTCTGTCGTTATTGGCATACTGCAGCATTATACGGGCCAAGGCTTAGGCTGCCGCCTGCTGGAACAAGTAGAGAATTGGGCGGCGGCGAACGGTAAGCACCGGCTCCAACTGACGGTCATGACGCATAATGAACGGGCCATCCATTTATATACGAAGCGGGGCTTTCGGATCGAAGGCACATTAAGCCACTCGTTGCGGGTGGACGATCAATTCGTGGATGAATATATGATGGCCAAGCTGATACATACCGGGGAGGATTCTAGTGACTGA
- a CDS encoding GNAT family N-acetyltransferase produces MIVPKQDFEADGVAYTIRSATAADAGVLSALRVQIDGETEFLDREPGEAFIDAPGFEQLIRADSEKKRNIFLVAVVEGRIVGFSRCEGSQLRRFYHKVEFGVCVQQEFWGYSIGKNLLKQSMAWADSNGITKIALNVLETNEKAIALYKKLGFEIEGILKNDKILSDGQYYNTIVMGRCRE; encoded by the coding sequence ATGATCGTTCCCAAACAAGATTTTGAAGCGGATGGAGTCGCCTATACGATTCGATCAGCCACCGCTGCCGATGCGGGGGTGTTATCCGCCTTGCGGGTGCAGATCGACGGAGAGACCGAGTTTTTAGACAGAGAACCGGGAGAAGCGTTCATTGATGCCCCCGGTTTTGAACAATTGATAAGAGCCGATTCCGAAAAGAAAAGAAACATATTTTTAGTCGCGGTCGTTGAAGGTCGGATCGTCGGGTTTTCGCGATGCGAGGGAAGCCAATTACGACGATTCTATCACAAAGTAGAATTCGGCGTATGCGTGCAACAAGAATTCTGGGGATACAGCATCGGAAAAAATCTGCTTAAACAATCGATGGCTTGGGCCGACTCCAATGGCATTACCAAAATCGCGTTGAATGTGTTAGAAACCAATGAGAAAGCTATCGCCCTTTATAAGAAGCTGGGCTTTGAAATCGAAGGGATATTAAAAAACGACAAGATTCTGTCTGACGGCCAATACTATAACACCATAGTGATGGGAAGATGCAGGGAGTGA
- a CDS encoding S41 family peptidase: MDNLPFSYAWLEDGIYVTSSSGWLHRGDKVIEFGGKNEQELLTMFRAFFSVDNVYSLKSRVNLNSIFTLLPYLQYFGLIEGNQVQLVVERGNEVIEGKLQMKKMLKFASPYLTRDRLDYTISKEDDLAVLYIDSFAALDQTTKSVIRDFFIDVKREQVNHVAIDLRFNPGGTTLVENYIMSFLNVDSYRDFKTVNRYSTFTSQYTYDFPFGTEEMQSLDSGMISIPSHEYSFNGKIYVITSFQTYSAATNFAVNISDNNLGLIVGEPSGSKPSSYGSIILLELPESKLRLSISYKWIERPYTTLKNRYEDALQPDIYVPTTYEDLVQGRDPQLEMIRKLIREERSRFPSHHSLHLPITMVL, encoded by the coding sequence ATGGATAACTTGCCGTTTTCTTATGCGTGGCTGGAAGATGGCATCTATGTTACATCAAGTTCAGGCTGGTTGCATAGGGGGGACAAAGTCATCGAATTCGGTGGAAAAAATGAACAAGAGTTACTCACGATGTTCCGCGCCTTTTTTTCAGTTGACAATGTATACTCGCTTAAGTCAAGAGTCAATTTGAATAGTATATTCACGTTGCTTCCCTATCTTCAATATTTCGGCTTGATAGAGGGAAACCAAGTTCAACTCGTCGTGGAGCGGGGGAATGAGGTCATAGAGGGGAAGCTGCAAATGAAAAAAATGCTGAAATTTGCAAGCCCTTATCTGACCAGGGATCGATTGGATTATACTATTTCCAAAGAAGATGATCTGGCGGTTTTGTATATCGATAGCTTCGCTGCGTTAGACCAAACAACGAAGTCTGTGATTCGGGACTTTTTCATCGATGTCAAAAGAGAACAAGTGAATCATGTGGCCATTGACTTGCGTTTCAACCCTGGCGGGACAACGTTAGTGGAAAATTACATAATGTCATTTTTGAATGTAGACTCCTACCGTGATTTTAAGACAGTAAATCGGTATTCTACGTTTACTAGCCAATATACATACGATTTCCCCTTTGGCACAGAGGAGATGCAGAGTCTGGATTCAGGAATGATTTCCATACCAAGTCATGAGTATAGCTTCAACGGCAAGATCTATGTCATCACATCCTTTCAAACATACAGTGCGGCAACAAATTTTGCGGTTAATATTTCCGACAATAACTTGGGGCTTATTGTTGGCGAGCCTTCCGGGAGCAAGCCCAGTTCCTATGGCAGCATTATTTTATTAGAACTTCCCGAATCAAAACTACGCTTGTCGATTTCCTATAAGTGGATTGAACGGCCATATACGACGTTAAAAAATCGATATGAAGATGCCTTGCAGCCGGACATCTACGTTCCGACCACATACGAAGATCTCGTGCAGGGACGCGATCCGCAATTAGAAATGATCAGGAAGCTGATTCGAGAGGAACGGTCAAGGTTCCCCTCCCATCACTCCCTGCATCTTCCCATCACTATGGTGTTATAG
- a CDS encoding S41 family peptidase yields the protein MHSIRTYAIYGLFLLVICVLIIVSSPQETRNRYQGIEHYYKITKEQMKKDLDYLQKMITEVHPKTYGGVPPEIRQAMQQAYREIEQIDNVWQFYFVTQQVMNSLKDGHSSILRPSEKIIEQLPFTYQWLEDCLYVTSSSGWLHKGDKIIEIGDKNEQELIEMLQSFVSYDNVHDLKRRTNTERILTIGPYLEYFGLADGHKVQVTVERSGKIILGEVDIQLRTNQPYPESKLFEYQVYKEDDLAVFRIDSFSPFNEYNKRVIQNFFETVRKEGVHHVAIDLRYNDGGSTMFGDYILSFLEIPSYRNLKTAVRYSTVVSQRVTGKPIDKDEMLYFESDPIPVKTHENTFTGKLYIITSLNTYSAATALATVVKDNGIGMIVGEAPGGKPTSYGDILSFELPESKFRLFISFKWIERPGTTLKNHYEDALQPDIYVPTTYEDLVQGRDPQLEMIKKLIREERQQERIPLSLR from the coding sequence ATGCATTCCATAAGAACATACGCTATTTACGGCCTTTTCCTACTGGTCATCTGTGTGTTAATTATTGTCAGTTCCCCTCAAGAAACCAGAAACCGTTATCAAGGCATCGAACATTACTATAAAATAACCAAAGAGCAAATGAAAAAAGACCTAGACTATTTGCAGAAAATGATTACGGAGGTACATCCGAAAACCTATGGAGGTGTCCCGCCGGAAATACGTCAGGCGATGCAGCAAGCGTATCGCGAAATTGAACAGATAGACAATGTGTGGCAGTTTTACTTTGTGACACAGCAGGTGATGAATAGCTTGAAGGATGGGCACTCCTCTATTTTGAGGCCAAGCGAGAAAATTATTGAGCAATTGCCTTTTACATATCAATGGCTTGAAGATTGCCTTTACGTAACATCCAGCTCAGGCTGGTTGCACAAGGGGGACAAAATCATTGAAATCGGCGACAAAAACGAGCAAGAGCTGATCGAAATGCTGCAAAGCTTCGTCTCGTATGATAATGTGCATGATCTCAAACGAAGGACAAACACGGAACGTATTCTTACAATAGGCCCCTACCTGGAATACTTTGGTCTGGCAGACGGCCATAAAGTCCAAGTTACAGTAGAACGCAGCGGTAAAATCATTCTCGGGGAAGTGGATATTCAGTTAAGAACCAATCAACCTTATCCTGAAAGTAAGCTGTTCGAGTATCAAGTGTATAAAGAAGATGACTTGGCTGTTTTTCGTATTGACAGCTTTTCTCCATTCAATGAATACAACAAAAGAGTTATCCAAAACTTTTTTGAAACGGTTAGGAAAGAAGGAGTGCATCATGTAGCGATTGATTTGCGTTACAATGATGGCGGAAGCACGATGTTTGGAGACTACATACTTTCATTTTTGGAAATACCCTCATACCGTAACTTGAAGACAGCCGTTCGTTATTCTACGGTTGTAAGTCAGCGCGTAACAGGAAAACCTATTGATAAAGATGAAATGCTATATTTCGAAAGCGATCCTATACCGGTAAAAACTCATGAAAATACTTTTACAGGCAAGCTATATATCATTACTTCCCTGAATACATACAGTGCCGCTACGGCCCTGGCAACAGTAGTAAAGGATAATGGAATCGGAATGATTGTGGGGGAAGCGCCAGGAGGCAAACCAACTTCCTATGGCGATATTCTTTCATTTGAGCTCCCCGAATCTAAGTTCAGACTATTTATCTCTTTTAAGTGGATTGAACGGCCTGGCACGACGCTAAAAAATCACTATGAAGATGCCTTGCAGCCGGACATCTACGTTCCGACCACATACGAAGATCTCGTGCAGGGACGCGATCCGCAACTGGAGATGATCAAGAAGCTGATTCGAGAGGAACGCCAACAGGAGCGTATACCGCTTTCATTGAGGTGA
- a CDS encoding ATP-binding cassette domain-containing protein yields MISALKKGGIYCMVGRNGTAKSTLINTLLGIHEDYDGEIMIEGNDLESLDKYNLRSKLIGVIEQEPCLLEPFIENLSQTDYPAFIRTFELERVIEAIKDNEKQNCVRYQIGGENQRSAS; encoded by the coding sequence TTGATTTCCGCTTTGAAAAAAGGTGGAATATATTGTATGGTTGGGAGGAATGGTACCGCAAAGTCCACATTGATCAATACTTTGCTAGGAATACATGAAGATTACGACGGGGAAATCATGATTGAGGGCAACGATTTGGAATCACTTGATAAATATAATCTGAGAAGCAAATTGATCGGTGTCATCGAGCAGGAGCCTTGCTTGCTGGAACCTTTTATAGAGAACCTAAGTCAGACAGATTACCCTGCCTTTATCCGCACATTTGAATTGGAGCGAGTTATTGAAGCAATCAAAGACAATGAAAAGCAGAACTGCGTTAGATACCAAATCGGTGGAGAAAATCAAAGAAGTGCTTCTTGA